Proteins encoded together in one Rhodospirillaceae bacterium window:
- a CDS encoding MmcQ/YjbR family DNA-binding protein gives MTRAEFDRLCKSFPKTTHVEQWGGASVWKIGGKIFAVCSNWGQGGDTDTKISFKCSDMSYDLLRQQKGIIPAPYLARAKWVQLESAKALSDKDIRAYLETAYRLVAAKLTKAKRAELGFLVTTSKR, from the coding sequence ATGACGCGCGCGGAATTCGACAGGCTCTGCAAATCATTCCCCAAGACCACCCATGTCGAGCAATGGGGTGGCGCCTCGGTCTGGAAGATCGGCGGCAAGATCTTCGCTGTGTGCTCCAATTGGGGTCAGGGCGGCGACACCGATACCAAGATCAGCTTCAAGTGCAGCGACATGTCCTATGACCTGCTGCGCCAGCAGAAAGGCATCATCCCGGCGCCCTATCTCGCCCGCGCCAAATGGGTGCAGCTCGAAAGCGCAAAGGCGCTCAGCGACAAGGATATCAGAGCCTATCTCGAGACGGCCTATCGCCTGGTGGCGGCCAAGCTTACCAAGGCCAAGCGCGCGGAACTGGGATTTCTCGTGACGACATCAAAGCGCTAA
- a CDS encoding potassium transporter Kup, producing the protein MPSPDTGHAPTGALAPLAIGALGVVFGDIGTSPLYTFREAFHGAGEVLANPDHVFGILSLIFWTITIIVSFKYALLILRADNQGQGGLLALIGLAIQSASKPGRREKFLALGIVGAALFYGDGMITPAISILSAVEGLKIAQPNLDKDWIVAITIVIVIGLFAIQSRGTGLVGAFFGPVMMLWFTTLGILGLMQIVGHPEILLALSPHYALSFLFHNIGIAFPVMGAVLLAVTGAEALYADLGHFGRKPIQASWFIFVLPCLTLNYFGQGALVLAHPEAVANPFYLLAPDWFLYPLIGLATAATIIASQAVISGAFSLSWQAMRMGVCPRLLITHTSAHHQGQIYVPQINWLLMICVILLVVGFKSSSGLANAYGIAVTGTMIIDTIIAYFVFRSLWKWSLLRTALVIGFILLVEASLLGASLLKVLDGGWFPLLIGAIIIFVLSTWMDGRGLLAKRHGAGSLTEEEFLGALSERHLSRVPGTALFLTAQIDRVPFALLHNMRHNRILHERVVMTTLITEARPFVPDSERIEVRELTRGFWRIIVHYGFADEPNLPAAMQMAAKHGLVMDPEAVSYFIGRERIVPRAKSAMSGWRRWLFILLSDTEISASDYFRIPVGRIIELGARTEI; encoded by the coding sequence ATGCCGTCCCCTGATACCGGGCACGCACCAACTGGCGCGCTGGCGCCGCTCGCCATCGGCGCGCTGGGTGTCGTGTTCGGCGACATCGGCACCTCGCCGCTTTATACCTTCCGCGAAGCCTTCCATGGCGCTGGCGAGGTCTTGGCCAATCCGGACCATGTGTTCGGCATCCTGTCGCTGATCTTCTGGACGATCACCATCATCGTCAGTTTCAAATACGCGCTGCTGATCCTGCGCGCCGACAACCAGGGGCAGGGTGGTCTCTTGGCCCTCATCGGTCTCGCCATCCAATCGGCGAGTAAGCCTGGCCGGCGAGAGAAGTTCCTGGCCCTCGGCATCGTCGGCGCGGCGCTGTTCTATGGCGATGGCATGATCACGCCGGCCATTTCGATTCTGTCCGCGGTCGAGGGCCTCAAGATCGCACAGCCCAATCTCGACAAGGACTGGATCGTCGCTATCACGATCGTGATCGTGATCGGTTTGTTTGCCATCCAGAGCCGGGGCACCGGTCTGGTGGGTGCCTTCTTCGGCCCGGTCATGATGCTGTGGTTCACGACACTGGGTATCCTCGGCCTGATGCAGATTGTCGGGCATCCGGAAATCCTCCTCGCCTTGTCGCCGCATTACGCGCTGTCGTTTCTGTTCCATAACATCGGCATCGCTTTTCCGGTCATGGGCGCCGTGTTGCTGGCGGTGACCGGGGCCGAAGCGCTTTATGCCGATCTTGGCCATTTCGGCCGCAAGCCGATCCAAGCTTCCTGGTTCATCTTCGTGCTGCCCTGTTTGACGCTCAACTATTTCGGCCAGGGTGCCTTGGTGCTGGCGCATCCTGAGGCCGTCGCAAACCCGTTCTATCTGCTGGCGCCGGACTGGTTCCTTTATCCCCTCATCGGGCTGGCCACGGCGGCCACCATCATTGCCTCGCAGGCGGTCATCTCGGGCGCGTTCTCGCTGTCCTGGCAGGCGATGCGCATGGGCGTCTGCCCGCGCCTGCTCATCACGCATACCTCGGCCCATCACCAGGGCCAGATCTATGTGCCGCAGATCAACTGGCTGCTGATGATCTGCGTCATCCTGCTGGTGGTCGGTTTCAAATCCTCAAGTGGCCTCGCCAACGCCTACGGCATTGCCGTCACCGGCACCATGATCATCGATACGATCATCGCTTACTTCGTGTTCCGCTCGCTGTGGAAATGGAGCCTGCTGCGCACCGCTTTGGTGATCGGCTTTATCCTGCTGGTGGAAGCCTCATTGCTTGGCGCCAGCCTCCTGAAGGTCCTCGACGGTGGCTGGTTCCCGCTGCTCATCGGCGCCATCATCATCTTCGTCCTGTCGACCTGGATGGACGGCCGCGGCCTCCTTGCCAAGCGCCACGGCGCCGGCTCGCTGACCGAGGAAGAATTCCTCGGCGCCCTGTCCGAGCGCCATCTCAGCCGCGTGCCGGGCACGGCCCTGTTCCTGACGGCCCAGATTGACCGCGTGCCGTTTGCCCTCCTCCACAACATGCGCCACAACCGCATCCTTCACGAGCGCGTGGTGATGACCACCTTGATCACCGAGGCGCGCCCGTTTGTGCCGGATAGCGAACGCATCGAAGTGCGTGAGCTCACCCGCGGCTTCTGGCGCATAATTGTTCACTATGGTTTTGCCGACGAACCGAACCTGCCGGCGGCCATGCAGATGGCGGCGAAGCATGGGTTGGTGATGGATCCTGAGGCCGTCTCCTATTTCATCGGCCGAGAGCGCATCGTGCCGCGGGCGAAATCGGCGATGTCCGGCTGGCGCCGTTGGCTGTTCATCCTGCTGTCGGATACGGAAATCTCGGCCTCGGATTACTTCCGCATCCCGGTCGGCCGCATCATCGAATTGGGCGCCCGCACAGAAATCTGA
- the gpt gene encoding xanthine phosphoribosyltransferase translates to MSDPQKTFPVSWEELHRNAKALAWRLIEKGPFNGIVAVTRGGLVPAAIIARELDIRLIDTVCMQSYTDDHAQGHITVLKDAPGNGEGWLIIDDLVDTGRTARVVRDMLPKAHFATIYAKPSGRPLVDTFVTEVSQDTWIYFPWDIELQFAQPIAKMKRD, encoded by the coding sequence ATGTCCGATCCGCAAAAGACCTTTCCCGTATCCTGGGAAGAACTGCATCGCAATGCCAAGGCGCTGGCCTGGCGCCTCATCGAAAAGGGGCCCTTCAACGGCATCGTCGCCGTGACCCGCGGCGGCCTCGTGCCGGCTGCCATCATCGCCCGCGAGCTCGACATCCGCCTGATCGATACGGTCTGCATGCAGAGTTACACAGATGACCATGCCCAGGGTCACATCACGGTTCTGAAGGATGCGCCGGGCAATGGCGAAGGTTGGCTGATCATCGACGATCTCGTCGATACAGGGCGCACAGCGCGCGTGGTGCGCGACATGCTCCCCAAGGCGCATTTCGCCACGATCTATGCAAAACCCTCCGGCAGGCCGCTGGTCGATACCTTCGTGACAGAAGTTTCGCAGGACACCTGGATCTATTTTCCCTGGGATATCGAACTGCAATTCGCCCAGCCGATCGCCAAGATGAAGCGCGACTAG
- a CDS encoding pantoate--beta-alanine ligase, whose product MRDLPIVRRVADLRARTHDQRLGRKSIGLVPTMGALHDGHIALVRRAKAENDFVIATIFVNPMQFGANEDLKAYPRDESGDAAKLAEAGCNLLFAPDVAEMYPAGFATSVAVAGLTDHLCGVSRPHHFGGVATVVTKLLLQAGSTRAYFGEKDFQQLQVIKRLARDLDIPVAIIGVPTIREADGLALSSRNRYLAVEDRATAAALPRILRETAAELAVGGAAAPILDAAKQRLAQAGITRLDYLELCGEENLQPLRAAIPGCRLFVAAFVGKTRLIDNWPVL is encoded by the coding sequence ATGCGTGACCTGCCCATCGTTCGCCGCGTTGCCGATTTGCGCGCCAGGACTCATGACCAGCGCCTCGGCCGGAAGTCGATCGGTCTGGTGCCGACCATGGGGGCGCTGCATGATGGCCATATCGCCCTAGTGCGTCGCGCCAAGGCGGAAAACGACTTTGTGATTGCGACGATCTTCGTCAATCCAATGCAGTTCGGTGCCAACGAAGATCTCAAGGCCTATCCGCGCGATGAATCTGGCGATGCGGCGAAGCTCGCAGAGGCCGGCTGCAATCTGCTGTTTGCGCCCGATGTTGCGGAAATGTATCCCGCCGGCTTTGCGACCTCAGTGGCTGTGGCCGGTTTGACCGACCATCTGTGCGGTGTTTCGCGGCCGCATCATTTCGGCGGTGTTGCCACGGTCGTCACCAAGTTGCTGCTGCAGGCTGGATCTACCCGCGCCTATTTCGGCGAAAAGGACTTCCAGCAGTTGCAGGTGATCAAGCGCCTCGCGCGCGATCTCGATATCCCGGTCGCGATTATTGGTGTGCCGACGATCCGCGAAGCGGACGGCCTCGCTCTGTCGTCCCGCAATCGCTACCTCGCGGTGGAAGATCGCGCCACGGCGGCGGCGCTGCCACGTATCCTCCGCGAAACGGCCGCGGAACTCGCGGTGGGAGGAGCGGCGGCGCCCATTCTGGACGCTGCGAAACAGCGACTGGCCCAGGCCGGCATCACGCGCCTCGACTACCTCGAACTTTGTGGCGAAGAAAATCTGCAGCCGCTGCGTGCTGCCATTCCAGGTTGCCGCTTGTTCGTCGCCGCCTTTGTTGGCAAGACGCGGCTGATAGACAACTGGCCGGTTCTCTAG